A genomic stretch from Candidatus Peregrinibacteria bacterium includes:
- a CDS encoding manganese efflux pump: MSLSDIISLLLISIALAMDSFTVSLTIGAAQKKFPLKNAVILALIFGGGQCVFPWIGWILGVSMYELINTFDHWIAFFLLFFVGIKMIRESFHADAKQKFSLEIPLLILLGTSVSIDALAIGLSFALLRQNILLLSIFAGIISFIFSLVGIFLGKKVGFLFGKRAEFFGGLILIGIGLNILREHLA, encoded by the coding sequence ATGTCTCTCTCAGATATTATTTCACTTCTTCTTATATCCATCGCCCTTGCCATGGATTCCTTCACGGTTTCTTTGACGATTGGAGCAGCTCAAAAAAAGTTTCCCCTGAAAAACGCCGTTATTCTCGCTCTTATTTTTGGAGGAGGACAGTGTGTCTTCCCATGGATTGGGTGGATTTTGGGAGTGTCGATGTATGAGCTTATCAACACCTTTGATCACTGGATCGCTTTTTTCCTCCTATTTTTTGTCGGAATCAAAATGATACGAGAATCTTTTCACGCCGATGCCAAACAAAAATTTTCTCTGGAAATTCCCCTTCTCATTCTTCTCGGAACAAGTGTCAGTATTGACGCTCTCGCAATTGGACTTAGTTTTGCACTGCTTCGCCAAAATATTCTCCTCCTTTCCATTTTCGCTGGAATAATTTCATTCATTTTTTCACTTGTAGGAATTTTTCTTGGGAAAAAAGTAGGATTTCTTTTCGGAAAACGAGCAGAATTTTTTGGAGGACTTATCCTCATCGGCATTGGGCTTAATATTCTGAGAGAACATTTAGCGTAG